The following are encoded in a window of Drosophila simulans strain w501 chromosome 3L, Prin_Dsim_3.1, whole genome shotgun sequence genomic DNA:
- the LOC6737763 gene encoding trichohyalin: MQYCWLPQERREPVLREKPPVVISNKRFQRIRAHATQAAKQEQLHQQQLRDEADEKLRIGGEELLRKFAGRNLCITREEECARELKQLQAEQLEAKRLAEEESKAARLEHQKTRKKRIEAAQKLLEQLRPGPRELQCARLQSEVMRSVNVQREVQAEFARVNQQQKELDRKIFQEQVLRGFEEAQQRHKEQCQQLSEHKKDLLHLIAERERERQATKDKELEEALKERERNERMMKDQQAKEKEQQGAKQRKKKDEALASLVMSDQRQKRLQMLEEMEQVRCDIHNKAKGHLEQLKRDRAKERVDQRIRRNEKLAKELAPRLHYSAREDEERHKRQLEEMRKVHSAEQAKWRKSKEQAKNARLAVQREEEELARKSRQKAEQDRKLAEELRLQNDRTNVEFKRQQREEHLQRIRKLRQDLDEQVKKRTEEETRPGTNYNREAQLQELREDDFFFDYARQLMDEAQAKGCPLKPFIRAVGQYKNDNRIGAEIRIPRHMVTRLPMGRRTQGDSQAEGKEKPLDKQEPNSEELSKEDKLLRQKIKENLKKIEALVLQEGKDKDDQKK; encoded by the exons ATGCAATATTGCTGGCTTCCACAGGAGCGACGTGAACCCGTTTTACGGGAAAAACCACCGGTGGTCATCTCAAACAAGCGATTCCAGCGCATCCGTGCCCATGCTACGCAAGCGGCCAAacaggagcaactgcatcagcagcagcttcgTGATGAGGCGGATGAGAAACTTCGAATCGGAGGCGAGGAACTCCTGCGGAAATTTGCTGGTCGAAATCTCTGCATCACGCGGGAGGAGGAGTGCGCCCGGGAACTGAAGCAACTGCAGGCTGAGCAACTGGAGGCCAAGCGTCTGGCGGAGGAGGAAAGCAAGGCAGCTCGCCTGGAGCATCAGAAAACCAGGAAGAAGCGCATAGAGGCTGCCCAGAAACTGCTAGAGCAACTGCGTCCTGGTCCGCGGGAATTGCAGTGCGCGCGTCTTCAGAGCGAAGTTATGCGAAGTGTCAATGTCCAAAGGGAAGTGCAGGCGGAGTTCGCCAGGGTCAACCAGCAACAGAAGGAGCTGGACAGGAAGATCTTCCAGGAGCAAGTGCTTCGGGGTTTTGAGGAGGCCCAACAGCGTCACAAGGAGCAGTGTCAACAGCTAAGTGAGCATAAAAAGGATTTATTGCACTTAATTGCGGAGAGGGAAAGGGAACGCCAG GCCACCAAAGACAAGGAATTGGAGGAGGCGCTCAAGGAGCGGGAACGCAATGAGCGCATGATGAAGGATCAGCAGgccaaggagaaggagcagcagggcGCCAAGCAGCGCAAGAAAAAAGATGAGGCATTGGCCTCCTTGGTCATGTCCGATCAGCGCCAGAAGCGACTCCAGATGCTGGAGGAGATGGAGCAGGTGCGGTGCGATATCCACAACAAAGCCAAGGGACACTTGGAGCAGCTGAAACGGGACAGAGCAAAGGAGCGAGTGGATCAACGTATCcggcgaaatgaaaaactggCCAAGGAACTGGCTCCTCGCCTGCACTACAGTGCTCGGGAGGATGAGGAGCGCCATAAGCGCCAGCTGGAAGAGATGCGAAAAGTTCACAGTGCCGAGCAGGCCAAATGGAGAAAGTCCAAGGAACAGGCCAAGAACGCCCGTTTGGCTGTGCAAagagaggaggaggagctggccagGAAGAGCAGGCAAAAAGCAGAGCAGGATCGCAAGCTGGCGGAGGAACTGCGCCTGCAAAACGATCGAACCAATGTGGAGTTTAAGCGGCAGCAACGGGAGGAGCACCTTCAAAGGATAAGGAAACTCCGCCAGGATCTCGACGAACAGGTTAAGAAACGCACCGAGGAGGAGACCCGTCCAGGAACCAACTACAACAGGGAGGCCCAATTGCAGGAACTGCGCGAGGACGACTTCTTCTTCGATTACGCCCGTCAGCTGATGGACGAAGCCCAAGCCAAGGGATGTCCCCTAAAACCATTTATTCGCGCTGTGGGTCAGTACAAAAACGATAATCGGATAGGAGCAGAGATACGAATTCCTCGTCACATGGTCACTCGATTGCCCATGGGCAGGAGAACTCAAGGAGATAGCCAGGCGGAGGGAAAGGAAAAACCATTGGACAAACAGGAACCCAATTCCGAGGAGTTGAGCAAAGAGGATAAGCTTTTGAGACAGAAAATCAAGGAGAATCTCAAGAAAATCGAGGCGTTGGTTTTACAGGAGGGCAAGGATAAAGATGATCAAAAGAAATAa
- the LOC27207419 gene encoding uncharacterized protein LOC27207419 — MILLHFLLSLVLLKSATECSFLKGCNYGGSCVDEKWRNDTHWNIICMEWMELDKGEIDTCPKPWKCCHTTQYEKKIPYPKH; from the exons ATGATTCTGTTACATTTTCTACTAAGCTTAGTGCTCCTCAAAAGTGCCACAGAATGTTCTTTTCTAAAGG GTTGCAATTATGGTGGATCCTGCGTGGATGAGAAATGGCGAAACGACACTCATTGGAATATCATTTGCATGGAATGGATGGAACTTGACAAAGGTGAAATTGATACCTGTCCAAAACCCTGGAAATGCTGCCATACTACGCAATACGAAAAGAAGATTCCGTATCCAAAACACTAA